A genomic stretch from Deinococcus radiotolerans includes:
- a CDS encoding PAS domain-containing sensor histidine kinase: MATATDLTPRQLQAIIEVNEDCIKVLDLDARLLSMNDGGLRVMEIPDFKVCHHALLTSFWDGEDRVRLEAALDAARAGETRTFVGQARTFQGNLKWWSVTVGPLRDEAGQITHLLATSRDVTAQKAAEEAQRAAQARLEQHADLLAQQVRDQTRALEMQAAAQDAFVRFTETVGIETDLRLLAQQAVTVVQTHIRDLGVVHYELDLTAGLWRPVAWSPELSPELVEQIQAGVPVDTPDFAEVVRQGAPIFVSEWSAARNDLPSATVYRAAGLVPILVGGELRALFTVGHQTAAQWAARDQAIVRAVVRGLSLAMERAVHTQQLTQQRDDLDRRAQELATLLQLTEDQGETTDPLTLIRRAQELVLALLPPSFAAYYEAEGNRWRLRSQVGGAESVLLQAAMAAGFPVGATPSFDLVAHTREPSFVDVYDAGTDVDPEVAQGVSAHATLPLIVGGNVRGLFNVPLFESRSWTASDQAVLQTMMRHLGVVIERLERSAQLMQSNAELHASNQELEAFTYSVSHDLRTPVRHVSGYATLALKELARGDLTRLARRLDVVSDAGKRMETLLDAMLTLSRAGRTLLTVQSVPLEQVVEQVQRDLLLRYPDLPVTWFKDPLPIVQGDPGALQQVLRYLLDNALKFSPEQATVHVWVEERPQEWAVFVMDEGVGFDPRYAGRLFGAFQRLHTQQEFAGAGIGLATVKRLVSRHGGKVWAEGQAGQGATFGFSLPKTPRV, from the coding sequence GACGGCGGACTGCGCGTCATGGAGATCCCGGATTTCAAGGTGTGCCATCACGCGCTCCTGACGTCCTTCTGGGATGGGGAGGACCGCGTCCGGCTGGAGGCCGCGCTGGACGCCGCACGGGCCGGTGAGACCCGGACCTTTGTCGGGCAGGCCAGGACGTTCCAGGGAAACCTCAAATGGTGGTCGGTGACGGTGGGTCCACTCCGGGATGAGGCTGGGCAGATCACCCATCTGCTCGCCACATCCAGAGACGTCACGGCCCAGAAGGCGGCGGAAGAGGCCCAGCGGGCGGCGCAGGCCCGGCTGGAACAGCACGCGGACCTCCTGGCGCAGCAGGTGCGGGATCAGACTCGGGCGCTGGAGATGCAGGCCGCTGCGCAGGACGCCTTTGTGCGCTTCACGGAGACGGTGGGCATCGAGACGGACCTACGTCTCCTGGCTCAGCAGGCCGTGACCGTCGTGCAGACCCACATCCGTGACCTGGGCGTGGTGCACTACGAACTGGATCTCACGGCGGGACTCTGGCGGCCGGTCGCCTGGTCGCCTGAACTATCCCCTGAACTCGTCGAGCAGATCCAGGCGGGTGTGCCGGTGGACACCCCGGACTTCGCGGAGGTAGTACGCCAGGGCGCGCCCATCTTCGTCAGTGAGTGGAGTGCCGCGCGCAATGACCTGCCTTCCGCAACGGTCTACCGCGCCGCTGGGCTGGTCCCGATTCTTGTCGGGGGTGAGCTGCGCGCGCTGTTCACGGTGGGGCACCAGACCGCAGCCCAGTGGGCGGCGCGGGATCAGGCGATCGTGCGGGCGGTGGTCCGCGGGCTGAGCCTGGCCATGGAACGCGCCGTGCACACCCAGCAGCTCACGCAGCAGCGTGACGACCTGGACCGCCGCGCCCAGGAGCTGGCAACCCTGCTTCAGCTCACGGAAGACCAGGGGGAGACGACGGATCCCCTGACCCTGATTCGGCGGGCTCAGGAGCTTGTGCTGGCGCTCCTCCCCCCCAGCTTCGCGGCGTACTACGAGGCCGAGGGGAACCGGTGGCGGCTGCGCTCACAGGTGGGCGGCGCCGAATCAGTCCTGCTTCAGGCCGCGATGGCCGCTGGTTTTCCGGTCGGGGCCACACCCAGCTTCGATCTCGTGGCTCACACCCGTGAACCGTCCTTTGTGGACGTGTACGACGCGGGAACGGATGTGGATCCGGAGGTCGCGCAGGGCGTCTCGGCTCATGCCACGCTGCCGCTGATCGTGGGCGGGAACGTCCGGGGCCTGTTCAATGTGCCGCTGTTTGAATCGCGTTCCTGGACGGCGTCAGATCAGGCGGTGCTGCAGACCATGATGCGGCACCTGGGCGTGGTGATCGAACGGTTGGAACGCAGCGCGCAGCTGATGCAGTCGAACGCAGAGTTGCACGCGTCCAATCAGGAACTCGAAGCGTTCACGTACAGCGTCTCCCATGACCTGCGCACGCCCGTCCGTCACGTCTCCGGGTACGCGACCCTCGCCCTGAAGGAACTGGCCCGGGGAGACCTGACCCGGTTGGCGCGCCGCCTCGACGTGGTGAGCGATGCGGGCAAGCGCATGGAGACGCTGCTGGACGCCATGTTGACGCTCTCCCGGGCGGGGCGCACACTGCTGACGGTGCAGTCCGTGCCGTTGGAGCAGGTGGTCGAGCAGGTGCAGCGGGATCTGCTGTTGAGGTACCCCGATCTGCCGGTCACCTGGTTCAAGGACCCGCTCCCGATTGTGCAGGGCGATCCGGGCGCCCTTCAGCAGGTGCTGCGTTATCTGCTGGACAACGCACTGAAATTCAGTCCTGAACAGGCGACCGTGCACGTCTGGGTCGAGGAGCGGCCGCAGGAATGGGCGGTGTTCGTCATGGATGAAGGGGTAGGGTTCGATCCGCGGTATGCGGGCCGGCTGTTTGGCGCGTTTCAGCGCCTGCACACCCAGCAGGAATTTGCTGGGGCGGGTATCGGCCTCGCGACCGTGAAGCGCCTCGTGTCGCGGCATGGTGGGAAGGTCTGGGCCGAAGGGCAGGCTGGGCAGGGCGCGACCTTCGGGTTCTCACTCCCGAAAACGCCCAGGGTATAG
- a CDS encoding cold-shock protein → MATGTVKWFNAEKGFGFIQTEGSPDVFAHFSAIQGSGFKKLNEGDEVEYDVEDGQRGKGPQAKNIVVTKAAPVSAQSNGRYDRW, encoded by the coding sequence ATGGCAACAGGTACAGTTAAGTGGTTTAACGCGGAGAAAGGTTTCGGGTTCATTCAGACGGAAGGCAGCCCGGACGTCTTCGCTCACTTCAGCGCGATTCAGGGCAGCGGCTTCAAGAAGCTGAACGAAGGCGACGAAGTGGAATACGACGTTGAAGACGGCCAGCGTGGCAAAGGCCCCCAGGCCAAGAACATCGTGGTCACGAAGGCCGCTCCCGTCAGTGCGCAGAGCAACGGCCGCTACGACCGCTGGTAA
- a CDS encoding esterase/lipase family protein codes for MTASRLPLTLLLAVTSLLSACRSASTPPTSVRATTDTARPEPTAPAALTDLTTTQPGGVPLRTQALDKSTPLILVHGLGGWGRDEALGLRYWGGLNDVQADLRAQGYAVYTASLGPVSSNWDRAAELYAQIKGGCVDYGAAHAQTQGHARTDAKKCYPGFYPQWDAAHPVNLLGHSMGGQTARLLVKLLDDGDATNRSSGGLYAGGRAGWVRSVMTVSSPNSGSPAADTLQGAIPMFKNLILAFAASVGSVDPENFVYDFDLGQWGLARATGESFSRYQDRVFASGIWTSRDQAAWDLSVDGSAALNTLTGRSRSTKYFSWETNATTPGLVSGWHYPNLTMNAALSPIAYPYAWPLKPGLGNITGRSPSGSVTYDNSWWANDGIVPNRSMNAPLGQTSAAYTGQVTTLGSWYRLGRIDGYDHIDITGNLSFRDVKAFYRNQAAFLAGQ; via the coding sequence ATGACCGCATCCCGCCTTCCCCTCACGCTGCTCCTTGCCGTCACCAGCCTCCTGTCCGCGTGCCGCAGCGCCTCCACGCCCCCCACCTCCGTGCGCGCCACAACCGACACCGCCCGACCGGAACCCACCGCGCCCGCCGCCCTCACCGACCTGACCACCACCCAGCCCGGCGGCGTGCCCCTGCGCACCCAAGCGCTCGACAAGAGCACCCCACTGATCCTCGTGCACGGCCTGGGCGGCTGGGGCCGCGACGAGGCGCTCGGCCTGCGCTACTGGGGCGGCCTGAACGACGTGCAGGCCGACCTGCGCGCCCAGGGGTACGCGGTGTACACCGCCAGCCTCGGCCCCGTCAGCAGCAACTGGGACCGCGCGGCCGAGCTGTACGCGCAGATCAAAGGCGGCTGCGTGGACTACGGCGCCGCCCACGCCCAGACGCAGGGGCACGCCCGCACCGACGCGAAAAAATGCTACCCCGGCTTCTACCCGCAGTGGGACGCCGCCCACCCCGTGAACCTGCTGGGCCACTCTATGGGCGGCCAGACCGCCCGCCTGCTCGTCAAACTGCTCGACGACGGTGACGCCACCAACCGCAGCAGCGGCGGCCTGTACGCCGGCGGACGCGCCGGGTGGGTCCGCAGCGTCATGACCGTCAGCTCACCCAACAGCGGCAGCCCCGCCGCCGACACCCTGCAAGGCGCCATTCCCATGTTCAAGAACCTGATCCTAGCTTTCGCCGCCAGTGTCGGCAGCGTCGACCCCGAGAACTTCGTGTACGACTTCGACCTCGGCCAGTGGGGCCTGGCCCGCGCCACCGGAGAATCATTCAGCCGCTACCAGGACCGCGTGTTCGCGTCCGGCATCTGGACCTCCCGCGACCAGGCTGCCTGGGACCTGTCTGTGGACGGCTCCGCCGCACTCAATACGCTCACCGGGCGGAGCCGCAGCACGAAGTACTTCTCCTGGGAAACGAACGCCACCACACCCGGCCTCGTCAGCGGCTGGCACTACCCGAACCTGACCATGAACGCCGCGCTCTCCCCCATCGCCTACCCCTACGCGTGGCCACTCAAGCCGGGGCTGGGAAACATCACCGGGCGCAGCCCCAGCGGCAGCGTCACCTACGACAACTCCTGGTGGGCCAACGACGGCATCGTCCCCAACCGCTCCATGAACGCCCCACTGGGCCAGACCAGCGCCGCCTACACCGGCCAGGTCACCACGCTTGGCAGCTGGTACCGCCTCGGCCGCATTGACGGGTACGACCACATCGACATTACCGGAAACCTCTCCTTCCGCGACGTCAAAGCCTTCTACCGCAACCAGGCGGCCTTCCTGGCCGGTCAATAA
- a CDS encoding homoaconitate hydratase family protein — protein MGRMTNLSSRPQTMAEKILSRRGTQVVYAGDLAVVEVDQVMVVDSIAQSFIQRMQQDLNATPRYPERVSIVIDHVAPASTVSVAQAQKEAREYAAQTGVRLFDVGRGICHQVLMEEGLARPGWIVLGSDSHSTTYGAVAAFGSGMGATDIALAAASGKTWLKVPESVKVTFTGDLRPGVTAKDVALEMIRRLGADGATYQSIEMHAGDRFTRGERMTLANLCVEAGAKAGLVVPGGEILTAYGYDIPEWVYPDQGAAYVQSIEIDLSALNPRMSAPSEVDNVFDVAELREQLRDQPVDQVFIGTCTNGRIEDLHAAADVLRGRRVAPGTRLLVIPASSQVMEEAMADGTLLTLQRAGAVLGTPGCGPCMGRHQGVLAPGEVCVSTSNRNFIGRMGDKDARIYLASPAVAAATAVMGRVALPEDVMTHGEVA, from the coding sequence ATGGGGCGCATGACGAACCTCTCCTCCCGCCCACAGACCATGGCGGAAAAGATCCTCTCCCGGCGCGGCACGCAGGTCGTGTACGCCGGTGACCTCGCCGTCGTAGAGGTCGATCAGGTCATGGTCGTGGACTCCATCGCCCAGAGTTTCATCCAGCGGATGCAGCAGGACCTGAATGCCACCCCCAGGTACCCCGAGCGGGTCAGCATCGTTATCGACCACGTCGCCCCCGCCAGCACCGTCAGCGTCGCGCAGGCACAGAAGGAGGCGCGCGAGTACGCCGCCCAGACCGGCGTGCGCCTCTTTGACGTGGGCCGCGGCATCTGCCACCAGGTCCTGATGGAAGAGGGCCTGGCTCGCCCCGGCTGGATCGTGCTGGGCAGCGACAGCCACTCCACCACGTACGGCGCGGTCGCCGCGTTCGGCAGCGGCATGGGCGCCACCGACATCGCCCTGGCCGCCGCGAGTGGCAAGACGTGGCTGAAGGTGCCCGAGAGCGTGAAAGTGACCTTCACCGGTGACCTGCGGCCCGGCGTGACCGCCAAGGACGTCGCGCTGGAGATGATTCGCCGCCTCGGAGCGGACGGCGCCACGTACCAGAGTATCGAGATGCATGCCGGGGACCGCTTCACGCGCGGCGAACGCATGACCCTGGCCAACCTCTGCGTGGAGGCTGGCGCGAAGGCCGGTCTGGTCGTGCCCGGCGGCGAGATCCTGACCGCGTACGGGTACGACATTCCCGAGTGGGTGTACCCCGATCAGGGCGCCGCGTACGTGCAGAGCATCGAGATTGACCTCTCAGCGCTGAATCCGCGCATGAGTGCACCCAGCGAGGTGGACAACGTGTTCGACGTGGCCGAGCTGCGCGAGCAACTGCGGGACCAGCCGGTGGATCAGGTGTTCATCGGCACCTGCACGAACGGCCGAATCGAGGACCTGCACGCCGCCGCGGACGTCCTGCGGGGGCGGCGCGTGGCGCCCGGTACGCGACTGCTGGTCATCCCGGCCAGCAGTCAGGTGATGGAGGAGGCCATGGCGGACGGCACGCTGCTGACGCTGCAACGAGCGGGGGCGGTGCTGGGCACGCCCGGCTGCGGGCCGTGTATGGGCCGCCACCAGGGCGTGCTGGCGCCCGGCGAGGTGTGCGTGAGCACCAGCAACCGGAACTTCATTGGCCGCATGGGGGACAAGGACGCCCGCATCTACCTCGCGTCTCCGGCCGTGGCTGCCGCGACGGCCGTCATGGGCCGCGTGGCCCTGCCGGAGGATGTCATGACTCACGGGGAGGTGGCCTGA
- a CDS encoding LeuD/DmdB family oxidoreductase small subunit: protein MPRIWKFGDSVNTDDILPGKFAPFMAGEDVFQTFAFHYIRPEFAAQVQPGDVLIGGRNWGLGSSREYAPQALKKLRVGGIVAPTFARIHYRNLLNLGIPAFEYDLTGVLQDGDEVSLDVQTGVLTYAEGTVQLPPPPEFLREALAEGSILAFFKKHGRFPGEPA, encoded by the coding sequence ATGCCGCGAATCTGGAAGTTTGGCGACAGCGTGAACACGGACGACATCCTGCCGGGCAAGTTCGCGCCGTTCATGGCCGGCGAGGACGTGTTCCAGACGTTCGCGTTCCATTACATCCGCCCCGAGTTCGCGGCGCAGGTGCAGCCCGGGGACGTCTTGATCGGCGGGCGGAACTGGGGGCTGGGCAGCAGCCGCGAGTACGCTCCGCAGGCCCTGAAGAAGTTGAGGGTGGGTGGGATTGTCGCGCCCACTTTTGCGCGCATTCACTACCGCAACCTCCTGAACCTGGGCATCCCGGCCTTCGAGTACGACCTGACGGGAGTGCTTCAGGATGGAGATGAGGTTTCACTGGACGTGCAGACGGGTGTGCTGACGTACGCGGAGGGCACGGTGCAGTTGCCGCCGCCGCCGGAGTTCCTGCGCGAGGCGCTGGCCGAGGGGAGCATCCTGGCGTTTTTCAAGAAGCACGGGCGTTTCCCGGGCGAGCCCGCCTAA
- the lysW gene encoding lysine biosynthesis protein LysW, whose protein sequence is MATVQFENPDTGATIELTNPELGELVTDDETGVEYEVVSIDPPRLEAAPQEAEDWGE, encoded by the coding sequence ATGGCTACCGTTCAATTTGAAAACCCTGATACTGGCGCGACCATCGAACTGACCAACCCTGAACTGGGTGAACTCGTCACAGACGACGAAACTGGCGTGGAATACGAGGTCGTCTCCATCGACCCTCCCCGCCTGGAAGCTGCCCCGCAGGAAGCGGAGGACTGGGGCGAGTAA
- the lysX gene encoding lysine biosynthesis protein LysX, with protein sequence MADLAVLYDRIRPDEKMLFEALDDLGVPYDKVYTPQLKVTFGEQGRASVPWKVAIERCVSQSRGHAVTRALEGFGVKVINPAHVIELCGDKLATNAALHAHGLPTPRTGVAFDGDTALTLIEDMGYPVVLKPTVGSWGRMVSRLNDRAAAEAVIEHKEVLGGPQHGIFYVQELINKPGRDIRAFVVGGTCIGAIYRTSEHWITNTARGAKASNCPVTTEIADLAQKAAAAVHGQIVAIDLVEDPGAQNKWGGLKIIEINHTMEFKNSVATTGVNIPRLMGEYAISLL encoded by the coding sequence ATGGCCGACCTCGCTGTCCTGTACGACCGCATCCGCCCCGACGAGAAGATGCTCTTCGAGGCCCTCGACGACCTCGGCGTTCCCTACGACAAGGTCTACACTCCCCAGCTGAAAGTCACCTTCGGCGAGCAGGGCCGTGCCAGCGTGCCCTGGAAGGTTGCCATCGAACGCTGCGTCAGCCAGAGCCGCGGCCACGCCGTGACCCGCGCCCTCGAAGGCTTCGGGGTGAAGGTCATCAACCCCGCGCACGTCATCGAACTGTGCGGCGACAAGCTCGCCACGAACGCCGCGCTGCACGCCCACGGGCTGCCCACCCCCCGCACAGGCGTGGCCTTCGACGGCGACACCGCCCTGACCCTCATCGAGGACATGGGCTACCCGGTCGTCCTGAAACCCACCGTGGGCTCCTGGGGCCGCATGGTCAGCCGCCTGAACGACCGCGCCGCCGCCGAGGCCGTCATCGAACACAAGGAAGTCCTGGGTGGCCCCCAGCACGGCATCTTCTACGTGCAGGAACTCATCAACAAGCCCGGGCGTGACATCCGCGCGTTCGTGGTGGGCGGCACCTGCATCGGCGCGATCTACCGCACCAGCGAGCACTGGATCACGAACACCGCGCGCGGCGCCAAGGCCAGCAACTGCCCCGTCACGACCGAGATCGCCGACCTGGCCCAGAAGGCCGCCGCCGCCGTGCACGGCCAGATCGTCGCCATCGACCTCGTCGAAGACCCGGGCGCGCAGAACAAATGGGGCGGCCTGAAGATCATCGAGATCAACCACACCATGGAGTTCAAGAACTCCGTCGCCACGACCGGCGTGAATATTCCCCGCCTGATGGGCGAGTACGCCATCAGCCTGCTGTAA
- a CDS encoding CBS and ACT domain-containing protein: MLVRDWMTRDPVTVTPDTPVMDALKILKEGGFRRLPVLDGHGRLVGITTRKDLKDAMPSKATTLSVWELNYLLSKLTVDEMMARPVITAAEGEYMEDAALRMQEHHVGGLPVLNDAGQLSGIITTMDILRAFTGILGMREGGQRLTLDMPDVPGSLEKATHAILPSNIISVATFGGENGRRRFVMRVSGEGVRDVRDRVRAAGIEVID; the protein is encoded by the coding sequence ATGCTCGTTCGCGACTGGATGACCCGTGACCCGGTGACGGTCACACCCGACACGCCCGTGATGGACGCCCTGAAGATCCTGAAGGAGGGCGGGTTCCGCCGCCTGCCAGTCCTGGATGGGCACGGGCGCCTGGTGGGCATCACGACCCGCAAGGACCTGAAGGACGCCATGCCCAGCAAGGCGACGACCCTGAGCGTGTGGGAGCTGAACTACCTGCTGAGCAAGCTGACGGTGGATGAGATGATGGCCCGCCCCGTCATCACGGCGGCCGAGGGTGAATACATGGAGGACGCGGCCCTGCGGATGCAGGAGCATCACGTGGGCGGCCTGCCCGTGCTGAATGACGCGGGGCAGCTGAGCGGGATCATCACGACCATGGACATCCTGCGGGCGTTCACGGGCATCCTGGGCATGCGTGAGGGCGGGCAGCGCCTGACGCTGGACATGCCGGATGTGCCGGGCAGCCTGGAGAAGGCCACGCACGCGATCCTGCCCAGCAACATCATTTCGGTAGCGACGTTCGGCGGTGAGAACGGCCGGCGCCGCTTCGTGATGCGCGTGAGTGGCGAGGGCGTGCGGGACGTGCGCGACCGCGTGCGCGCGGCCGGGATTGAAGTCATCGACTGA
- a CDS encoding OmpH family outer membrane protein, with protein sequence MKISAKILAPMALASAFGLGMVAPHAQTTPQKVAFVDVTKLLAAHPNDKSIKDIQAKADAELSALDKQVKAIDAKGANATAAEKQTRDTLVKTIQAKAADYDKQIDPKITEIEQAVDKAVSAIAKSNGYSIVMDKGVAAKSGLVIYADDSTDLTSAVVKSIK encoded by the coding sequence ATGAAGATCAGCGCCAAGATTCTGGCCCCCATGGCCCTCGCATCCGCGTTCGGGCTCGGCATGGTCGCCCCCCACGCCCAGACGACGCCCCAGAAGGTGGCGTTCGTGGACGTGACCAAACTGCTGGCCGCTCACCCCAACGACAAATCCATCAAGGACATCCAGGCCAAGGCCGACGCTGAACTCTCCGCGCTCGATAAACAGGTCAAGGCCATCGACGCCAAGGGCGCGAACGCCACCGCCGCCGAGAAGCAGACCCGCGATACGCTCGTGAAGACCATCCAGGCCAAAGCCGCTGATTACGACAAGCAGATCGACCCCAAGATTACCGAGATCGAGCAGGCCGTGGACAAGGCGGTCAGTGCTATCGCCAAGAGCAACGGCTACAGCATCGTGATGGATAAGGGCGTCGCCGCCAAGAGCGGCCTCGTCATCTACGCTGACGACAGCACCGACCTCACCAGCGCCGTCGTCAAGAGCATCAAGTAA
- a CDS encoding OmpH family outer membrane protein: MNRLLVLMPLALLTTVPHAQQSKNRVGVVNVQNVIKNMTGSKTYLDISNKSSTDLKARQVTLQTLATKAAKGAAADKAALTKAQQEYAKARDSYISQIDAAFKPLATKVNAAVAKVAKTNGYSIVLDANVANATNLIVHANSAVDLTQAVLKEVK, translated from the coding sequence GTGAACCGATTGCTCGTCCTGATGCCCCTGGCGCTGCTCACCACCGTGCCACACGCCCAGCAGAGTAAGAACCGCGTCGGCGTGGTGAACGTCCAGAACGTCATCAAGAATATGACTGGCAGCAAGACCTACCTGGACATCAGCAACAAGTCCAGCACCGACCTGAAAGCCCGTCAGGTCACCCTTCAGACCCTGGCGACAAAAGCCGCCAAGGGTGCCGCTGCCGACAAGGCTGCCCTAACTAAAGCGCAGCAGGAGTATGCCAAAGCCCGCGACTCCTACATCAGCCAGATCGACGCGGCGTTCAAGCCCCTGGCCACCAAGGTTAATGCCGCCGTTGCCAAAGTGGCCAAAACGAACGGGTACAGCATTGTGCTGGATGCAAACGTCGCTAACGCCACCAATCTGATTGTGCACGCCAACTCGGCCGTTGACCTCACTCAGGCTGTCTTGAAAGAAGTGAAATAG
- a CDS encoding pyridoxamine 5'-phosphate oxidase family protein, with protein MTQNSSEGIKELAKLIHGVKFAMLTVQTAEGHLHSHPMTTQDVEFDGDIWFIGGKDTAQVKAMHSHPQVNVSYARPDKGVYVSVNGTAELVEDRAKLDELWSDMYKAYFPEGKEDPNIQLIRISANGAEYWESEGKVRSLIALAKGLVKGEEAHQGKNETVNL; from the coding sequence ATGACGCAGAACAGCAGCGAAGGCATCAAGGAACTGGCGAAACTGATCCACGGCGTGAAATTCGCCATGCTGACCGTCCAGACTGCGGAAGGCCACCTTCACTCGCACCCGATGACCACGCAGGACGTCGAATTCGACGGGGACATCTGGTTCATTGGTGGCAAGGACACCGCACAGGTGAAGGCCATGCACAGCCACCCGCAGGTGAACGTCAGTTACGCCCGCCCGGATAAGGGGGTGTACGTCAGCGTGAACGGCACGGCGGAACTGGTTGAGGACCGCGCCAAGCTGGATGAACTGTGGAGCGACATGTACAAGGCGTACTTCCCCGAAGGAAAGGAAGACCCGAACATTCAGCTGATCCGCATCTCCGCCAACGGCGCCGAGTACTGGGAGAGCGAGGGGAAAGTCCGCAGCCTGATTGCGCTGGCCAAGGGACTTGTGAAGGGTGAGGAAGCGCATCAGGGGAAGAACGAGACCGTCAACCTCTGA
- a CDS encoding chloride channel protein: MRSPLPRAVLHRLETGRLVVLSVLLGALVGGLCIVLRLTLDVLINLAVHLTDYAPPGTTGEGGLMMAFGTVTHWGLITLPIVAAAYATLIPAGLGDPLTQLVRGYHQRGQWAPLPLQLRTLAATLAGHASGLLVGRDAPFTMTGMLGARLMQRVTRLDAVEFRTLTLAGAAAGLGTVLHAPLAAAVLIAEVLYRRFEFEFEVVMPCLLAAVAGTAVYGLAFGFTPLLNFPDVQVPAAGQLPAFLLVALGATLMGWLALLSCSALPTEALRGWRRPAYAALVGLITAGVAALLTPAVLGDGAGWLQLGAGSFLSAEGGAQAAWRWVLIALGLHVALGGGVLPSVGVGGLLGVGLANLLGVDPAVAAMVGAASFLTVTMNVPLAATLLTVTWGGEALLPVTLAASGLAHLLSGARGLMDSQVNARRESGVHSSTPAWLPDTVRYIPRRAPEVPAVPYDATGPVAPQEAELLPPPSSDRELYRRVVPASWRGARLGVVTLPPGVEVVGVVRDGSVRLPRPEFRLTSSDELVFLARPEAYQALEGVLRLPGA, encoded by the coding sequence ATGCGTTCCCCGTTGCCCCGCGCCGTCCTGCACCGCCTGGAAACCGGAAGGCTGGTGGTCCTGAGCGTGCTGCTGGGCGCCCTGGTCGGCGGGCTGTGCATCGTGCTGCGCCTGACCCTCGACGTCCTGATCAACCTCGCCGTTCACCTGACCGATTACGCGCCGCCCGGCACCACCGGCGAGGGCGGCCTGATGATGGCCTTCGGGACCGTCACGCACTGGGGCCTGATCACGCTGCCCATCGTGGCCGCGGCGTACGCCACGCTCATTCCGGCGGGCCTGGGAGACCCCCTGACGCAACTGGTGCGCGGCTACCACCAGCGCGGACAGTGGGCGCCGCTGCCCCTGCAACTGCGGACCCTGGCCGCCACGCTCGCGGGTCACGCCTCGGGCCTCCTGGTGGGCCGGGACGCGCCCTTCACGATGACCGGCATGCTCGGCGCCCGATTGATGCAGCGCGTCACCCGCCTCGACGCCGTGGAATTCCGCACCCTCACGCTGGCCGGCGCAGCGGCGGGCCTCGGAACCGTGCTGCACGCACCCCTGGCCGCAGCGGTCCTGATCGCGGAGGTGCTGTACCGCCGCTTCGAATTCGAATTCGAGGTCGTCATGCCCTGCCTCCTGGCTGCCGTGGCCGGCACCGCCGTGTACGGCCTGGCGTTCGGCTTCACGCCCCTGCTGAACTTTCCGGATGTGCAGGTGCCGGCCGCGGGGCAGCTGCCGGCGTTCCTGCTGGTGGCGCTGGGCGCGACCCTGATGGGCTGGCTGGCCCTGCTCAGCTGCTCCGCGTTGCCCACAGAGGCGCTGCGCGGCTGGCGCCGACCCGCGTACGCCGCCCTTGTCGGCCTGATCACGGCGGGCGTCGCGGCCCTGCTGACACCCGCCGTGCTGGGCGACGGCGCCGGCTGGTTACAGCTCGGGGCTGGGAGCTTCCTGAGTGCGGAGGGCGGCGCGCAGGCCGCGTGGCGCTGGGTGCTGATCGCCCTGGGTCTTCACGTGGCGCTGGGCGGCGGCGTACTGCCCTCCGTCGGGGTGGGTGGACTGCTGGGGGTGGGCCTCGCGAACCTGCTGGGCGTCGACCCGGCCGTGGCCGCCATGGTGGGCGCGGCGTCCTTCCTGACCGTCACGATGAACGTTCCGCTGGCCGCGACCCTGCTGACCGTCACGTGGGGCGGCGAGGCGCTGCTGCCCGTGACCCTCGCCGCCAGTGGGCTCGCGCACCTGCTGAGCGGCGCGCGCGGCCTGATGGACAGTCAGGTGAACGCCCGGCGTGAAAGTGGCGTGCATTCCAGCACCCCCGCGTGGCTGCCGGACACGGTGCGGTACATTCCGCGCCGCGCGCCCGAGGTGCCCGCCGTGCCGTACGACGCGACCGGCCCCGTCGCCCCGCAGGAGGCGGAGCTGCTGCCCCCACCATCCAGCGACCGGGAACTGTACCGCCGGGTCGTCCCGGCGAGCTGGCGCGGCGCCCGCCTGGGCGTGGTCACCCTGCCGCCCGGGGTTGAGGTGGTGGGCGTCGTGCGGGACGGGTCCGTCCGACTGCCCCGCCCGGAATTCCGGCTCACCAGCTCCGACGAACTGGTCTTTCTGGCCCGCCCCGAAGCGTACCAGGCGCTCGAAGGCGTGCTCCGCCTCCCCGGCGCCTGA